The following are encoded together in the Mycolicibacterium arabiense genome:
- a CDS encoding LmeA family phospholipid-binding protein: MTRPWPLRHWDPRRSLDVLANTGVTAAYLSTFITIRGLIRGRRLTVRTGGGRLELTVDDLVSRLDLRSVGAGRLDDIRLTARDVRWNGHALDRASAVLHDVHVTPTVPPVLVAAPVDVSVDVPAPTLDHLFRAGAPRLGGRVDADGVARLHVARREGAGSLEVTARLEGSTLWLVPQAVVRRRRWSLPNRTPGYRVRLPDLPHGFRITEVDFAPGVVRISGTLDEWRADVPRTRLEDVVAQLSSVGGPLQVIWPGRDR; this comes from the coding sequence CTCGTCGCTCACTCGACGTGCTGGCCAACACCGGGGTGACGGCGGCGTATCTGAGCACGTTCATCACCATCCGCGGGCTGATCAGGGGCCGTCGTCTGACGGTGCGGACGGGCGGTGGGCGCCTGGAGCTCACCGTCGACGACCTGGTGTCCCGGCTGGATCTGCGCAGCGTGGGGGCTGGGCGACTCGACGACATCCGGCTCACCGCGCGCGACGTGCGGTGGAACGGCCACGCCCTGGACCGGGCGAGTGCCGTGCTGCACGACGTCCACGTCACGCCGACCGTGCCGCCGGTGCTGGTCGCCGCACCCGTCGACGTGAGCGTCGACGTCCCCGCGCCGACGCTCGACCATCTGTTCCGGGCCGGTGCACCCAGGCTGGGCGGCCGCGTCGACGCCGACGGCGTCGCCCGGCTGCACGTCGCCCGCAGGGAGGGCGCGGGATCGCTGGAGGTGACGGCGCGGCTCGAGGGCTCCACGCTGTGGCTGGTGCCGCAGGCGGTGGTGCGCCGCCGCCGGTGGTCGCTGCCGAACCGCACGCCCGGCTATCGGGTCCGGTTGCCCGACCTGCCGCACGGGTTCCGCATCACCGAGGTGGACTTCGCCCCCGGTGTGGTGCGCATCAGCGGCACGCTGGACGAATGGCGGGCCGACGTACCGCGTACCCGCCTCGAGGACGTCGTCGCGCAGCTGAGTTCCGTGGGTGGGCCGTTGCAGGTGATCTGGCCCGGCAGGGACCGTTGA
- a CDS encoding DUF732 domain-containing protein has translation MHRRFQAARVAALVAGIAATTVLAAAPAHADPVDDAFLNALDNAGVAMTATNPADAVAMGQSVCPMLSEPGQTAADAAAKVADGAGMSLGPATMFTGLAISMFCPGAIASIGNGQNPIPFGLLGF, from the coding sequence GTGCATCGTAGATTCCAGGCTGCTCGCGTGGCCGCCCTCGTCGCAGGCATCGCCGCCACGACCGTGCTGGCCGCCGCACCCGCTCACGCTGACCCGGTCGACGACGCCTTCCTCAATGCACTCGACAACGCGGGCGTGGCCATGACGGCGACGAACCCGGCCGACGCGGTGGCCATGGGACAGTCGGTCTGCCCCATGCTCTCCGAGCCCGGCCAGACCGCCGCCGACGCCGCTGCGAAGGTCGCCGACGGCGCAGGCATGTCCCTGGGACCGGCAACCATGTTCACCGGCCTGGCCATCTCGATGTTCTGCCCCGGCGCCATCGCGTCGATCGGCAACGGACAGAACCCGATTCCGTTCGGGCTACTCGGCTTCTGA
- a CDS encoding nuclear transport factor 2 family protein — MSEPPASAAPAPGTPARGDLLAAVDRSPQAAAAHDRSAWVGLFADDGQIEDPVGSAPHRGHDRIGRFYDTFIGPRDIAFGRSVDVVHGFTVVRDLTLHVTMGAELTMAIPAYLRYDLTPVRDGYAITRLRAHWELPSMVLEFARGGIASVRPGLGLGRGLLRNQGPAGAVGFASGFRRAGAGRRRQVTDLLDDACAGNEVAVRRRLSGGVPVTVGDADRITASDLAARLRGGRWQKAIAAGSTVTAGVEVDGQRGVLFADVGSGRGAVSAVRLFVEDR, encoded by the coding sequence GCCGCCGTCGACCGCTCGCCGCAGGCCGCGGCAGCCCACGACCGTTCGGCATGGGTGGGGCTGTTCGCGGACGACGGCCAGATCGAGGACCCCGTCGGATCGGCGCCGCACCGCGGCCACGACCGCATCGGACGGTTCTACGACACATTCATCGGCCCGCGCGACATCGCGTTCGGCCGCAGTGTCGACGTCGTGCACGGCTTCACCGTGGTGCGCGACCTGACGCTGCACGTCACCATGGGCGCCGAGCTGACCATGGCCATTCCGGCCTACCTGCGCTACGACCTGACGCCCGTTCGGGACGGCTACGCGATCACCCGGCTGCGGGCGCACTGGGAACTGCCCTCGATGGTCCTCGAGTTCGCACGCGGCGGCATCGCGTCGGTACGGCCGGGCCTCGGCCTCGGGCGCGGACTGCTGCGCAACCAGGGACCCGCCGGCGCCGTCGGATTCGCCTCGGGGTTCCGGCGCGCGGGCGCCGGGCGGCGTCGCCAGGTGACCGACCTGCTCGACGACGCGTGCGCGGGCAACGAAGTCGCGGTCCGGCGACGGCTGTCCGGCGGGGTGCCCGTGACGGTCGGCGACGCAGACCGGATCACCGCGTCGGATCTGGCGGCCCGGTTGCGCGGCGGACGGTGGCAGAAGGCGATCGCCGCGGGCAGCACCGTCACCGCCGGCGTCGAGGTCGACGGGCAGCGGGGCGTGCTGTTCGCCGACGTGGGTTCTGGCCGCGGCGCAGTCAGTGCCGTGCGCCTGTTCGTCGAGGACCGGTGA